In Aphelocoma coerulescens isolate FSJ_1873_10779 chromosome 23, UR_Acoe_1.0, whole genome shotgun sequence, a genomic segment contains:
- the SRRM1 gene encoding serine/arginine repetitive matrix protein 1 isoform X5, whose protein sequence is MDAGFFRGTSAEQDNRFSNKQKKLLKQLKFAECLEKKVDMSKVNLEVIKPWITKRVTEILGFEDDVVIEFIFNQLEVKNPDSKMMQINLTGFLNGKNAREFMGELWPLLLSAQENIAGIPTAFLELKKEEIKQRQIEQEKLASMKKQDEDKEKRDKEDKDNREKRDRSRSPRRRKSRSPSPRRRSSPVRRERKRSHSRSPHHRTKSRSATPAPEKKEATPEPEPSVKPKETVVQEATSNSDIPKAPKPEPPVPETKETSPERNSKKEREKEKEKTRQRSPSRSKSRSRSRSRSPSHSRPRRRHRSRSRRRPSPRRRPSPRRRSPPRRMPPPPRHRRSRSPVRRRRRSSASLSGSSSSSSSSRSRSPPKKPPKRPVSSPPRKTRRLSPSASPPRRRHRPSPPASPPPKPRRSPTPQQSNRTRKSRGSVSPSRASAPKHKSTEKRESPSPAPKPRKAELSESEEDKGGKMAAADSVQQRRQYRRQNQQSSSDSGSSSSSEEERPKRSNVKNGEVGRRRRHSHSRSPSPSPRKRQKESSPRRRRRSPSPPPARRRRSPSPAPPPRRRRSPSPPRRRSPSPPPRRRSPSPRRYSPPIQRRYSPSPPPKRRTASPPPPPKRRASPSPQSKRRVSHSPPPKQRSSPSAKRRSPSISSKHRKGSPPSRSNRETRSPPQNKRHSPSPRPRASHPSSSPPPPRRGASASPQRRQSPSPSTRPIRRVSRTPEPKKTKASTPSPRRVSSSRSASGSPETAPKKHQGPASPARSRSPSANWSPAKKAKSPTQSPSPARNSDQEGGGKKKKKKKDKKHKKDKKHKKHKKHKKEKAAAAAAPAAVAAADTTSAQEDQEAETEPKKETESEPEDNLDDLEKHLREKALRSMRKAQVSPPS, encoded by the exons AACCCAGATTCCAAAATGATGCAAATCAACCTGACTGGTTTTTTGAATGGGAAAAATGCTAGGGAGTTCATGGGAGAACTGTGGCCACTGCTATTAAGTGCACAAGAAAACATTGCTGGTATTCCAACTGCATTTCTGGaactgaagaaagaagaaataaaacagcGACAg ATAGAGCAGGAGAAACTGGCTTCCATGAAGAAACAAGATGAAGACAAAGAGAAGAGAGATAAGGAAGACAAAGacaacagagagaaaagagacaGATCCAGGAGTCCAAGAAG ACGCAAGTCCCGCTCTCCGTCCCCTCGGCGGAGGTCGTCGCCGGTGCGCCGCGAGCGGAAGCGCAGCCACTCCCGCTCCCCCCACCACCGGACCAAGAGCcgcagtgccacccctgcccccgAGAAGAAAGAGGCCACTCCTGAGCCAGAACCCTCCGTGAAACCAAAGGAGACTGTTGTACAAGAGGCAACTTCAAACAG TGATATCCCAAAAGCTCCTAAACCTGAACCTCCTGTACCAGAGACTAAGGAAACTTCACCAGAACGTAATTcaaagaaggagagagagaaggagaaggagaagactCGTCAGAGATCCCCATCTCGGTCCAAGTCCAGGTCAAGATCCCGATCCCGTTCTCCATCTCATTCTCGACCCAGAAGGCGCCACAGATCACGGTCAAG AAGGAGACCCAGCCCCCGGCGCCGGCCGTCCCCGCGCAGGAGGAGCCCGCCCCGGAGAATGCCTCCCCCACCCAGGCACAGGAGGAGCAGATCCCCCGTGAGGCG GAGAAGACGCTCCTCGGCCTCGCTGTccggcagcagctcctcctcgtcctcgtcgcGTTCCCGCTCTCCACCAAAGAAGCCTCCCAAGAGACCCGTGTCCAGCCCCCCCCGCAAAACGCGCCGCCTGTCCCCCTCGGCCAGCCCCCCCCGGCGCCGCCACCGGCCCTcgccccccgccagccccccgcCCAAGCCCCGCCGCTCGCCCACCCCCCAGCAGTCCAACCGCACCCGGAAAAGCCGCGGCTCCGTCTCACCCAGCAGGGCTTCAG CACCCAAGCATAAGAGTACTGAGAAAAGAGAATCTCCTTCGCCGGCACCCAAACCCAGGAAAGCGGAACTGTCGGAATCAG AAGAAGACAAAGGAGGCAAAATGGCTGCAGCCGATTCTGTCCAACAGAGGCGCCAGTACAGGAGGCAAAATCAACAGTCTTCATCTG ATTCTGGTTCTTCATCTTCCTCAGAAGAGGAGAGGCCCAAGAGGTCGAACGTGAAGAACGGGGAGGTGGGCAGGCGCCGCCGCCACTCGCACTCGCGCAGCCCCTCGCCCTCGCCCCGCAAGCGGCAGAAGGAATCCTCCCCTCG caggaggaggaggagcccctCGCCGCCCCCCGCGCGCCGGCGCCGCTCCCCTTCCCcggcgcccccgccccggcgccgccgctccccgtccCCGCCTCGCCGAAG GTCTCCATCACCACCCCCTCGCAGACGTTCTCCCTCTCCACGGAGATACTCCCCCCCGATCCAGAGGCGATATTCCCCATCTCCCCCTCCTAAGAGGAGAacagcttctcctcctccccctcccaaaagaAGGGCCTCACCTTCCCCCCAGTCCAAGCGCAGAGTCTCCCACTCCCCGCCGCCAAAACAGAGGAGCTCCCCTAGTGCTAAACGGCGCTCCCCTTCCATATCTTCCAAGCACAGGAAGGGGTCTCCTCCCAGCAGATCCAACAGGGAAACACGTTCTCCACCACAAAACAAAAGGCATTCACCTTCACCACGGCCTCGAGCTTCCCACCCCTCCTCCAGTCCTCCACCGCCGCGCCGGGGAGCGTCGGCGTCGCCGCAGAGGAGGCAGTCACCCTCACCCAGCACCAGGCCCATCAGGAGGGTGTCCAGAACGCCAGAAcccaagaaaacaaa GGcttccacccccagcccccggcGCGTGTCCTCGTCCCGATCTGCGTCAGGGTCACCTGAGACAGCTCCCAAAAAACACCAAGGACCTGCATCTCCTGCTCGGTCTCGCTCTCCTTCTGCAAACTGGTCACCTGCAAAAAAGGCCAAGAGCCCAACTCAGAGCCCATCACCTGCCAGG AATTCAGATCAAGAAGGTGgtggcaagaagaagaagaaaaagaaggataAGAAGcataaaaaggataaaaagcACAAGAAACACAAAAAGCATAAGAAGGAgaaggcggcggcggctgcagcacctgctgctgtggctgcagcagacaCCACCTCAGCACAGGAAGACCAGGAAGCAGAGACAGAACCCAAAAAG GAGACAGAAAGTGAACCCGAGGACAACCTGGATGACCTAGAAAAGCACCTGCGGGAGAAGGCCCTGAGGTCCATGAGGAAGGCGCAGGTGTCCCCCCCCTCCTAG
- the SRRM1 gene encoding serine/arginine repetitive matrix protein 1 isoform X2, giving the protein MDAGFFRGTSAEQDNRFSNKQKKLLKQLKFAECLEKKVDMSKVNLEVIKPWITKRVTEILGFEDDVVIEFIFNQLEVKNPDSKMMQINLTGFLNGKNAREFMGELWPLLLSAQENIAGIPTAFLELKKEEIKQRQIEQEKLASMKKQDEDKEKRDKEDKDNREKRDRSRSPRRRKSRSPSPRRRSSPVRRERKRSHSRSPHHRTKSRSATPAPEKKEATPEPEPSVKPKETVVQEATSNSDIPKAPKPEPPVPETKETSPERNSKKEREKEKEKTRQRSPSRSKSRSRSRSRSPSHSRPRRRHRSRSRRRPSPRRRPSPRRRSPPRRMPPPPRHRRSRSPVRRRRRSSASLSGSSSSSSSSRSRSPPKKPPKRPVSSPPRKTRRLSPSASPPRRRHRPSPPASPPPKPRRSPTPQQSNRTRKSRGSVSPSRASAPKHKSTEKRESPSPAPKPRKAELSESEEDKGGKMAAADSVQQRRQYRRQNQQSSSDSGSSSSSEEERPKRSNVKNGEVGRRRRHSHSRSPSPSPRKRQKESSPRRRRRSPSPPPARRRRSPSPAPPPRRRRSPSPPRRRSPSPPPRRRSPSPRRYSPPIQRRYSPSPPPKRRTASPPPPPKRRASPSPQSKRRVSHSPPPKQRSSPSAKRRSPSISSKHRKGSPPSRSNRETRSPPQNKRHSPSPRPRASHPSSSPPPPRRGASASPQRRQSPSPSTRPIRRVSRTPEPKKTKASTPSPRRVSSSRSASGSPETAPKKHQGPASPARSRSPSANWSPAKKAKSPTQSPSPARNSDQEGGGKKKKKKKDKKHKKDKKHKKHKKHKKEKAAAAAAPAAVAAADTTSAQEDQEAETEPKKETESEPEDNLDDLEKHLREKALRSMRKAQGSFHDQQSQKTKK; this is encoded by the exons AACCCAGATTCCAAAATGATGCAAATCAACCTGACTGGTTTTTTGAATGGGAAAAATGCTAGGGAGTTCATGGGAGAACTGTGGCCACTGCTATTAAGTGCACAAGAAAACATTGCTGGTATTCCAACTGCATTTCTGGaactgaagaaagaagaaataaaacagcGACAg ATAGAGCAGGAGAAACTGGCTTCCATGAAGAAACAAGATGAAGACAAAGAGAAGAGAGATAAGGAAGACAAAGacaacagagagaaaagagacaGATCCAGGAGTCCAAGAAG ACGCAAGTCCCGCTCTCCGTCCCCTCGGCGGAGGTCGTCGCCGGTGCGCCGCGAGCGGAAGCGCAGCCACTCCCGCTCCCCCCACCACCGGACCAAGAGCcgcagtgccacccctgcccccgAGAAGAAAGAGGCCACTCCTGAGCCAGAACCCTCCGTGAAACCAAAGGAGACTGTTGTACAAGAGGCAACTTCAAACAG TGATATCCCAAAAGCTCCTAAACCTGAACCTCCTGTACCAGAGACTAAGGAAACTTCACCAGAACGTAATTcaaagaaggagagagagaaggagaaggagaagactCGTCAGAGATCCCCATCTCGGTCCAAGTCCAGGTCAAGATCCCGATCCCGTTCTCCATCTCATTCTCGACCCAGAAGGCGCCACAGATCACGGTCAAG AAGGAGACCCAGCCCCCGGCGCCGGCCGTCCCCGCGCAGGAGGAGCCCGCCCCGGAGAATGCCTCCCCCACCCAGGCACAGGAGGAGCAGATCCCCCGTGAGGCG GAGAAGACGCTCCTCGGCCTCGCTGTccggcagcagctcctcctcgtcctcgtcgcGTTCCCGCTCTCCACCAAAGAAGCCTCCCAAGAGACCCGTGTCCAGCCCCCCCCGCAAAACGCGCCGCCTGTCCCCCTCGGCCAGCCCCCCCCGGCGCCGCCACCGGCCCTcgccccccgccagccccccgcCCAAGCCCCGCCGCTCGCCCACCCCCCAGCAGTCCAACCGCACCCGGAAAAGCCGCGGCTCCGTCTCACCCAGCAGGGCTTCAG CACCCAAGCATAAGAGTACTGAGAAAAGAGAATCTCCTTCGCCGGCACCCAAACCCAGGAAAGCGGAACTGTCGGAATCAG AAGAAGACAAAGGAGGCAAAATGGCTGCAGCCGATTCTGTCCAACAGAGGCGCCAGTACAGGAGGCAAAATCAACAGTCTTCATCTG ATTCTGGTTCTTCATCTTCCTCAGAAGAGGAGAGGCCCAAGAGGTCGAACGTGAAGAACGGGGAGGTGGGCAGGCGCCGCCGCCACTCGCACTCGCGCAGCCCCTCGCCCTCGCCCCGCAAGCGGCAGAAGGAATCCTCCCCTCG caggaggaggaggagcccctCGCCGCCCCCCGCGCGCCGGCGCCGCTCCCCTTCCCcggcgcccccgccccggcgccgccgctccccgtccCCGCCTCGCCGAAG GTCTCCATCACCACCCCCTCGCAGACGTTCTCCCTCTCCACGGAGATACTCCCCCCCGATCCAGAGGCGATATTCCCCATCTCCCCCTCCTAAGAGGAGAacagcttctcctcctccccctcccaaaagaAGGGCCTCACCTTCCCCCCAGTCCAAGCGCAGAGTCTCCCACTCCCCGCCGCCAAAACAGAGGAGCTCCCCTAGTGCTAAACGGCGCTCCCCTTCCATATCTTCCAAGCACAGGAAGGGGTCTCCTCCCAGCAGATCCAACAGGGAAACACGTTCTCCACCACAAAACAAAAGGCATTCACCTTCACCACGGCCTCGAGCTTCCCACCCCTCCTCCAGTCCTCCACCGCCGCGCCGGGGAGCGTCGGCGTCGCCGCAGAGGAGGCAGTCACCCTCACCCAGCACCAGGCCCATCAGGAGGGTGTCCAGAACGCCAGAAcccaagaaaacaaa GGcttccacccccagcccccggcGCGTGTCCTCGTCCCGATCTGCGTCAGGGTCACCTGAGACAGCTCCCAAAAAACACCAAGGACCTGCATCTCCTGCTCGGTCTCGCTCTCCTTCTGCAAACTGGTCACCTGCAAAAAAGGCCAAGAGCCCAACTCAGAGCCCATCACCTGCCAGG AATTCAGATCAAGAAGGTGgtggcaagaagaagaagaaaaagaaggataAGAAGcataaaaaggataaaaagcACAAGAAACACAAAAAGCATAAGAAGGAgaaggcggcggcggctgcagcacctgctgctgtggctgcagcagacaCCACCTCAGCACAGGAAGACCAGGAAGCAGAGACAGAACCCAAAAAG GAGACAGAAAGTGAACCCGAGGACAACCTGGATGACCTAGAAAAGCACCTGCGGGAGAAGGCCCTGAGGTCCATGAGGAAGGCGCAG ggcAGTTTCCATGATCAGCAGtcccagaaaacaaaaaagtaa
- the SRRM1 gene encoding serine/arginine repetitive matrix protein 1 isoform X7 translates to MMQINLTGFLNGKNAREFMGELWPLLLSAQENIAGIPTAFLELKKEEIKQRQIEQEKLASMKKQDEDKEKRDKEDKDNREKRDRSRSPRRRKSRSPSPRRRSSPVRRERKRSHSRSPHHRTKSRSATPAPEKKEATPEPEPSVKPKETVVQEATSNSDIPKAPKPEPPVPETKETSPERNSKKEREKEKEKTRQRSPSRSKSRSRSRSRSPSHSRPRRRHRSRSRSYSPRRRPSPRRRPSPRRRSPPRRMPPPPRHRRSRSPVRRRRRSSASLSGSSSSSSSSRSRSPPKKPPKRPVSSPPRKTRRLSPSASPPRRRHRPSPPASPPPKPRRSPTPQQSNRTRKSRGSVSPSRASAPKHKSTEKRESPSPAPKPRKAELSESEEDKGGKMAAADSVQQRRQYRRQNQQSSSDSGSSSSSEEERPKRSNVKNGEVGRRRRHSHSRSPSPSPRKRQKESSPRRRRRSPSPPPARRRRSPSPAPPPRRRRSPSPPRRRSPSPPPRRRSPSPRRYSPPIQRRYSPSPPPKRRTASPPPPPKRRASPSPQSKRRVSHSPPPKQRSSPSAKRRSPSISSKHRKGSPPSRSNRETRSPPQNKRHSPSPRPRASHPSSSPPPPRRGASASPQRRQSPSPSTRPIRRVSRTPEPKKTKASTPSPRRVSSSRSASGSPETAPKKHQGPASPARSRSPSANWSPAKKAKSPTQSPSPARNSDQEGGGKKKKKKKDKKHKKDKKHKKHKKHKKEKAAAAAAPAAVAAADTTSAQEDQEAETEPKKETESEPEDNLDDLEKHLREKALRSMRKAQVSPPS, encoded by the exons ATGATGCAAATCAACCTGACTGGTTTTTTGAATGGGAAAAATGCTAGGGAGTTCATGGGAGAACTGTGGCCACTGCTATTAAGTGCACAAGAAAACATTGCTGGTATTCCAACTGCATTTCTGGaactgaagaaagaagaaataaaacagcGACAg ATAGAGCAGGAGAAACTGGCTTCCATGAAGAAACAAGATGAAGACAAAGAGAAGAGAGATAAGGAAGACAAAGacaacagagagaaaagagacaGATCCAGGAGTCCAAGAAG ACGCAAGTCCCGCTCTCCGTCCCCTCGGCGGAGGTCGTCGCCGGTGCGCCGCGAGCGGAAGCGCAGCCACTCCCGCTCCCCCCACCACCGGACCAAGAGCcgcagtgccacccctgcccccgAGAAGAAAGAGGCCACTCCTGAGCCAGAACCCTCCGTGAAACCAAAGGAGACTGTTGTACAAGAGGCAACTTCAAACAG TGATATCCCAAAAGCTCCTAAACCTGAACCTCCTGTACCAGAGACTAAGGAAACTTCACCAGAACGTAATTcaaagaaggagagagagaaggagaaggagaagactCGTCAGAGATCCCCATCTCGGTCCAAGTCCAGGTCAAGATCCCGATCCCGTTCTCCATCTCATTCTCGACCCAGAAGGCGCCACAGATCACGGTCAAG GTCTTACTCCCCTAGAAGGAGACCCAGCCCCCGGCGCCGGCCGTCCCCGCGCAGGAGGAGCCCGCCCCGGAGAATGCCTCCCCCACCCAGGCACAGGAGGAGCAGATCCCCCGTGAGGCG GAGAAGACGCTCCTCGGCCTCGCTGTccggcagcagctcctcctcgtcctcgtcgcGTTCCCGCTCTCCACCAAAGAAGCCTCCCAAGAGACCCGTGTCCAGCCCCCCCCGCAAAACGCGCCGCCTGTCCCCCTCGGCCAGCCCCCCCCGGCGCCGCCACCGGCCCTcgccccccgccagccccccgcCCAAGCCCCGCCGCTCGCCCACCCCCCAGCAGTCCAACCGCACCCGGAAAAGCCGCGGCTCCGTCTCACCCAGCAGGGCTTCAG CACCCAAGCATAAGAGTACTGAGAAAAGAGAATCTCCTTCGCCGGCACCCAAACCCAGGAAAGCGGAACTGTCGGAATCAG AAGAAGACAAAGGAGGCAAAATGGCTGCAGCCGATTCTGTCCAACAGAGGCGCCAGTACAGGAGGCAAAATCAACAGTCTTCATCTG ATTCTGGTTCTTCATCTTCCTCAGAAGAGGAGAGGCCCAAGAGGTCGAACGTGAAGAACGGGGAGGTGGGCAGGCGCCGCCGCCACTCGCACTCGCGCAGCCCCTCGCCCTCGCCCCGCAAGCGGCAGAAGGAATCCTCCCCTCG caggaggaggaggagcccctCGCCGCCCCCCGCGCGCCGGCGCCGCTCCCCTTCCCcggcgcccccgccccggcgccgccgctccccgtccCCGCCTCGCCGAAG GTCTCCATCACCACCCCCTCGCAGACGTTCTCCCTCTCCACGGAGATACTCCCCCCCGATCCAGAGGCGATATTCCCCATCTCCCCCTCCTAAGAGGAGAacagcttctcctcctccccctcccaaaagaAGGGCCTCACCTTCCCCCCAGTCCAAGCGCAGAGTCTCCCACTCCCCGCCGCCAAAACAGAGGAGCTCCCCTAGTGCTAAACGGCGCTCCCCTTCCATATCTTCCAAGCACAGGAAGGGGTCTCCTCCCAGCAGATCCAACAGGGAAACACGTTCTCCACCACAAAACAAAAGGCATTCACCTTCACCACGGCCTCGAGCTTCCCACCCCTCCTCCAGTCCTCCACCGCCGCGCCGGGGAGCGTCGGCGTCGCCGCAGAGGAGGCAGTCACCCTCACCCAGCACCAGGCCCATCAGGAGGGTGTCCAGAACGCCAGAAcccaagaaaacaaa GGcttccacccccagcccccggcGCGTGTCCTCGTCCCGATCTGCGTCAGGGTCACCTGAGACAGCTCCCAAAAAACACCAAGGACCTGCATCTCCTGCTCGGTCTCGCTCTCCTTCTGCAAACTGGTCACCTGCAAAAAAGGCCAAGAGCCCAACTCAGAGCCCATCACCTGCCAGG AATTCAGATCAAGAAGGTGgtggcaagaagaagaagaaaaagaaggataAGAAGcataaaaaggataaaaagcACAAGAAACACAAAAAGCATAAGAAGGAgaaggcggcggcggctgcagcacctgctgctgtggctgcagcagacaCCACCTCAGCACAGGAAGACCAGGAAGCAGAGACAGAACCCAAAAAG GAGACAGAAAGTGAACCCGAGGACAACCTGGATGACCTAGAAAAGCACCTGCGGGAGAAGGCCCTGAGGTCCATGAGGAAGGCGCAGGTGTCCCCCCCCTCCTAG